From a region of the Hippopotamus amphibius kiboko isolate mHipAmp2 chromosome 3, mHipAmp2.hap2, whole genome shotgun sequence genome:
- the PPM1K gene encoding protein phosphatase 1K, mitochondrial isoform X2 → MSTAALLTLVRSGGNQVRRGALLRARLLQEDRWVTPACHSCTSELRCSRFDPDGSGRPATWDNFGIWDNRIDEPILLPPSIKYGKPIPKVSLANVGCASQIGKRKENEDRFGFAQLTNEVLYFAVYDGHGGPAAADFCHTHMEKCILDLLPKEENLETVLTLAFLEIDKAFARHAHLSADATLLTSGTTATVALLRDGIELVVASVGDSRAILCRKGKPMKLTIDHTPERKDEKERIKKYGGFVAWNSLGQPHVNGRLAMTRSLGDLDLKTSGVIAEPETKRIKLHHADDSFLVLTTDGINFMVNSQEICDFVNQCHDPNEAAHAVTEQEVW, encoded by the exons ATGTCAACAGCTGCCTTACTTACTCTGGTTAGAAGTGGTGGGAACCAGGTGAGGAGAGGAGCGTTGCTCCGCGCCCGCCTGCTGCAGGAGGACAGGTGGGTGACGCCCGCGTGCCACAGCTGCACTTCAGAGCTCAGGTGTTCTCGCTTTGACCCTGATGGTAGCGGACGACCAGCCACCTGGGATAATTTTGGCATCTGGGATAACCGCATCGATGAGCCGATTCTGCTGCCACCCAGCATTAAGTATGGCAAGCCGATTCCCAAAGTCAGCCTGGCGAACGTGGGCTGCGCCTCGCAGATTGGCAAACGAAAAGAGAACGAAGACCGCTTTGGCTTTGCTCAGCTGACAAACGAGGTCCTGTACTTTGCGGTGTATGATGGCCACGGCGGACCTGCGGCGGCCGACTTCTGTCACACTCACATGGAGAAATGCATCCT GGATTTGCTTCCTAAGGAGGAGAACTTGGAAACTGTGTTGACCTTGGCTTTTCTAGAAATAGATAAAGCCTTCGCAAGGCATGCCCATCTGTCTGCTGATG CAACGCTTCTGACCTCTGGGACTACTGCAACAGTAGCCCTATTGAGAGATGGTATTGAACTGGTTGTAGCCAGTGTTGGGGATAGCCGAGCTATTTTGTGCAGGAAAGGAAAACCCATGAAGCTGACCATTGACCATActccagaaagaaaagatgaaaaagaaag GATTAAAAAATATGGGGGTTTTGTAGCTTGGAATAGTTTGGGACAGCCTCACGTGAACGGCAGACTTGCGATGACAAGGAGTCTTGGAGATTTGGATCTTAAAACCAGTGGTGTGATAGCAGAACCTGAAACAAAGAGGATTAAG CTACATCACGCTGATGACAGCTTCTTGGTCCTCACTACAGATGGAATTAACTTCATGGTAAACAGTCAAGAAATTTGTGACTTTGTCAATCAATGCCACGATCCCAATGAAGCAGCCCATGCAGTGACTGAACAG gaagtttggtaa
- the PPM1K gene encoding protein phosphatase 1K, mitochondrial isoform X1 produces the protein MSTAALLTLVRSGGNQVRRGALLRARLLQEDRWVTPACHSCTSELRCSRFDPDGSGRPATWDNFGIWDNRIDEPILLPPSIKYGKPIPKVSLANVGCASQIGKRKENEDRFGFAQLTNEVLYFAVYDGHGGPAAADFCHTHMEKCILDLLPKEENLETVLTLAFLEIDKAFARHAHLSADATLLTSGTTATVALLRDGIELVVASVGDSRAILCRKGKPMKLTIDHTPERKDEKERIKKYGGFVAWNSLGQPHVNGRLAMTRSLGDLDLKTSGVIAEPETKRIKLHHADDSFLVLTTDGINFMVNSQEICDFVNQCHDPNEAAHAVTEQAIQYGTEDNTTAIVVPFGAWGKYKNSEINFSFSRSFASSGRWA, from the exons ATGTCAACAGCTGCCTTACTTACTCTGGTTAGAAGTGGTGGGAACCAGGTGAGGAGAGGAGCGTTGCTCCGCGCCCGCCTGCTGCAGGAGGACAGGTGGGTGACGCCCGCGTGCCACAGCTGCACTTCAGAGCTCAGGTGTTCTCGCTTTGACCCTGATGGTAGCGGACGACCAGCCACCTGGGATAATTTTGGCATCTGGGATAACCGCATCGATGAGCCGATTCTGCTGCCACCCAGCATTAAGTATGGCAAGCCGATTCCCAAAGTCAGCCTGGCGAACGTGGGCTGCGCCTCGCAGATTGGCAAACGAAAAGAGAACGAAGACCGCTTTGGCTTTGCTCAGCTGACAAACGAGGTCCTGTACTTTGCGGTGTATGATGGCCACGGCGGACCTGCGGCGGCCGACTTCTGTCACACTCACATGGAGAAATGCATCCT GGATTTGCTTCCTAAGGAGGAGAACTTGGAAACTGTGTTGACCTTGGCTTTTCTAGAAATAGATAAAGCCTTCGCAAGGCATGCCCATCTGTCTGCTGATG CAACGCTTCTGACCTCTGGGACTACTGCAACAGTAGCCCTATTGAGAGATGGTATTGAACTGGTTGTAGCCAGTGTTGGGGATAGCCGAGCTATTTTGTGCAGGAAAGGAAAACCCATGAAGCTGACCATTGACCATActccagaaagaaaagatgaaaaagaaag GATTAAAAAATATGGGGGTTTTGTAGCTTGGAATAGTTTGGGACAGCCTCACGTGAACGGCAGACTTGCGATGACAAGGAGTCTTGGAGATTTGGATCTTAAAACCAGTGGTGTGATAGCAGAACCTGAAACAAAGAGGATTAAG CTACATCACGCTGATGACAGCTTCTTGGTCCTCACTACAGATGGAATTAACTTCATGGTAAACAGTCAAGAAATTTGTGACTTTGTCAATCAATGCCACGATCCCAATGAAGCAGCCCATGCAGTGACTGAACAG gcaatacagtatggtactgaagATAACACTACTGCAATAGTTGTGCCTTTTGGTGCTTGGGGAAAATATAAGAACTCTGAAATCAACTTCTCCTTCAGCAGAAGCTTTGCCTCCAGTGGACGATGGGCCTGA